GCATCGGGTCTGCTTTCCCTTTTTATGAAAACTTATCTATACAACATAAAACTGTTCCTTCATTACTTCCTTTTTCTACTTTTTGagtgtttaaatttatttaacgtTATATTTAGTTTCTCAAAActttgaagaaaaatacaaaagaaagaaaatgggagagaaaaagtagatgactaaaaaagtgaaagaaaataaaaaatatatttagaatcaataaattatttttatatattacttcaaattcattttacttatttcaactctttaatataaagattaaataatttaaaaatatataattttttttattgattttaataatatttgactttttttatttattatttttcatgtataatcaaatatgagaagatcattttttttttttctttcgttaGTGTTTGGGaaacaaacatagcctaaatctTTAGAATTGGGAAAATTCAGGTAAGGACATGAGGTAGACCATTGATGCTTGCATGGGAGCTACTATGTGTTGAGTAGAGGCTTGCCTAATGGGATCCTATATGGGCCTTTGGCCTATAAGGCTTTGGAAATTTGTCTATCCCATAGGTATTTTAAAAACTGCTTCATATTAATGTTGGCTTGTCAAAGTTTGCTTCAAAGGTCTAGGGCTTTGGTCCAATTTGAAGCTTGATGGATGAAGTCTTCATATAAATTCTCTAAATAGTCTTTATCCAAGAGACTATATAGAAGGTAAAACTTTGAGACTTTGAGAACTCTACTACTACAATGATTTTATTGTGGACAGGTGTGGATAACTTTTGTAGTAGTATCTTGTGAAAAATGCTTCATTGTATGAGGCTCAATGTTTACACGATGAAATGTTGCTTGTTATATGCTTTAAAGATCAAGAAATATAGCTTCGATGGATTTCTAAGTAGAACAAGACTTATAAGAcctacaaaacaaagaaaaattgtaCACTACCATAACATATTTGTGCTAGTACTTTAATGTTTAGGTTTGTCATTATCCAAACCCTAAAGAGAGACTTGGATAATGACTAACTTAAGCATTAGAGTACTAACACAAATATGTTAtggtagtatatatatatatatatatatatatatatatatatatatatatatatatatatatatatttatttatttatttatttatgtactAGAAGCTTTTATgttttgttcatatcatttagggATTACTATTGATATGTTTTAAGGGTATATAATATTGACAAACCCTAAAGAGAGACTTGGATAATGACTAACTTAAACATTAGAGAGCACAAATATGTTATGggagtgtatatatatatactagaaGCTTTTATGTTTTGTTCATATCCATTAGGGATTTCTATTGATATGTTTTAAGGGTATATAATATTGACAAACCCTAAAGAAAGACTTGGATAATGACTAACTTAAGCATTAGAGTACTaacactaatatatatatatatatatacacttttatgttttgtttataTCCATTAGGGATTTCTATTGATTtgttttaagaatatataataTCGACAAACCCTAGAGAGAGACTTCAATAATAACTAAGAGTGCATTAGGAAGTGATTTTGagaagtatttataatatttctaagtgttagaaaactaaaaacacttcctaaaatcattgtcaaacgcactctaaCTTAAGCATTAATTAGAATACTAGCTCAAATATGTTATGttagtgtgtatatatatatatactagaaGCTTTATGTTTTGTTCATATCCATGAGGAATTTCTATTGATATATTTTAAGGCTACTCGTAAGATCATTCCTTTTTACCCATTTTCAAGTTTCTTTCTTGCCCCATTTTCCCAGTTTTagcatttaaatatttttaaatatttataaataggaaaattttggtGAGGATTTGTATTGGGCCATTAAGGTTTGCATTGGAGGTGCCATGTAATTGAGGAAAGGGTTGCTCAATGGGACATTAAGGGCGTTCAGTTaatgaattttttgaaattgttggATGAAGCTTGACTTTATGATCTTTTAGTCTATAGGCCTCCTAAAAATTGCTATATGGAGGTTGGCCTATAGGCCTTTTAGAAATTGCTCCATGTCAATGTTGGGTTATTAAAGCTTGTATTATAGGTGAAGACTTTGGGCTAATTTGAAGCATGGTAGATAAGATCTTCACATAAGTCCTTTGAGTGAGTTTGTAAGATCTATAACTTTGGGCTTTAAAAGTCCTTTcattaaaatgattttgttgtGGATGTATGTGGATCAACTTCTATCggaatttcttttgaaaaaatgcaTAATTTTACAAGACCATAAGTTGGGAGTTTACACAATCAAATGCTAAGTATTGCATGCTTCTAGAGATTAAGGAATATTGtccctaactttttttttttaagaactttgATGCATGGTAGATGACTTTTCAAATCATTCCCATAGACAATGCTAGATGTTGTAGTTAAAAATTACATAGCTTAAACCATTAGACAACGAATCAATAATACATATTACCAATTTATTAGGCTAAACTTAACACTTTTTCCCTTataaatatccttaattttttttttcattttataacaCTACtatttgcatgaaaaaaaaaatctatttctttagactaaatattaaaacctaTGATAAAAGTCTAACATCATTTTGTATGTGTATGTAACAATCCATTCCTTCTTGTATAGAAGTTATCCATATTGGACCATGACCCTTCTTTTATggctttaaaacatgtttacataATTGACAGAAGctcactatatatataatattagaacttctctccttaatatatgtatgatatcaAAATCAGACCCCCTCCTCCCTATGCAACCATAATGTTTTTGCTATATTCCACGAGATTACTTGATCAGataaataaaaactcttataaGGCTAGATAGAAAAAATTTTACACTAAGGTTGAAAGTTagttctgataccatttgtaataactcattctttctcatataaatattgttcaTTTTGATTGAAAGTCCTCAATTTTAAAAGTCAATTACACAATTAAAAGAAGCCTACCACATGTGAGATATCAAAATTATCCTCTTTGCAAGCATGACATCCTCATTGCACTCCATGAGATTTTAGGGCGAGTTAAAATGATTAGACTCCACTCCAAGGTTGATgattgactttgataccatttgaaATTACTTGTATCTCAtatgtagatattatttgctctaggtcaataggctctttaacaactttaaaacacgtttacTTAGTATGAGCCTAATACATATAGTGTTAAGAACTTCTTTCCTTAACCAACGTGGGATATTACAATCACTTTTTATATAGGTATAATGTTCTGATTGTGTCTCGTAAGATTGAGAGACCAAAAGATGAGTGATATAAAAATGCTTAACTTAACTTGCATATTTACTTTGAATTGTGCTACTCATAACCTTTAAATTATTATGTTTAATTAGTTTATCATTTTAAGGTACATTGATGAGTTTGTGCGAATTTTTTGACAACAAAGCCCTAGCCTCTATCATAGGGAGAttattccatcatttttttaatatcaaggTTTagaagaaagtgattggggtgGAAGATCACCGGGTATTTGAGATCCACATCATCCGTTTGAATATTCCAATCAAAGATAATGTTTTTTGAGCACTTAGTCCAAGAttctaattttgaatattttttagtagCCCTAGAATTGTAaatgcatttttgtttttagataatttacgtttttaaataaacttttgttttacaaaaattagacaataattttcaaaatccattctaaaaaattattctcgAAAACAGTTAGCAAAGAGTCTCTCCAATTCAACCTCAAATTcaaatccattttaaaaaataaatcttatattttgcTACTTCGAAGTTCCACTCCTTTTGGGCCACTCCTTTTGGGCTTCCACTGGGCCCAACCCCACACAATTAACGAAGCAAGCACCGGCTTCAAGGTTCGGACCGTTCGGTCACCGAACCAGCCAGCTAAGTCACCCACTCCTGCCACGTTTCACTCTCCTTCTACGTGGCGCTCCCATATCTTACTCTcgtctcttcttcttctgcaAAATCAACCTGCTACACTCACTCTTCAACCTCTTAACCATTCTCACTTCTCTGTTTGGTTCCCGGGAAAAtcaggaaagaaaaagaatacaaaTGTCATACTTCGCCTTGCTTTCCCCTCGAAGTTCTTATTTCCTAGTTTGGCAACGAAACAATGTATTCAATCGTTCTCTAGTGCTTTGATTTAGAGGAGACAGGGAGCATTTCGCCGTTCCCGAGGTTCGTTTTGATATCTgttatacatttttctttttaatatgaaggttttgtttattaaattgcACTAATTCACTGTTAAATcgcattaaattaattaattattgattaattaataattattgcgATTCTTTTGGGATTTGTTGAACTGATTATTGCTGCTTTGCAATGTTGGACGAGGTGTTCGACTTTACGATTTTGCCCCTCCTCTGAAGAGGAGCTCATGGAGATGGTTAAGCCACGTACACTACTTCGAAGAAAGCCCTAAGATAACTAAGGACAATGGCTCTTGacttgaaaagtaaaaataaagtaatgtttTTTTGAAGTGCATTGCAGCCAATAGAATTCAAAAGGTTCAGATTGTTgctttaaaaatgtattttatggTATCAACggtgttccttttttttttcctttttctatttttttttcctttttgtgtttaaGAAGGATTTTAGTTTTTGAGGCTGTGGTGCACCCATGGAAAAGAACACAAAGCAAATGGAATTGGAAGTGTGAATGTGTGGTTGTCAGTCAGCGGTTAAGTGGCATTGATGCCTCTCCCTCTCTGTTGAAATGGGTCTCTTtcatttcatctttaaaatGTTTGATTTATATGACTTTGAATGAATGCTCCATGTGGATATCTGGATTGTTGTATTTTTAGCTGAATTTTGTTGGCTTTGGGATTTTATGGTTCATGTTAAATGGGGTTTCGTGTATGGAGGTGTTAATGTTGTTCATGATCAGAGTTGCATGCTTTAAGTTCTCTGTATGCCCAGGGAAGTGCGTTGGTTACTAGTTGTGTTATTTACTGAAAGGGGgtcattttgattcattatgGTGGTTGTCGAAGTGACACAATGTGGTAGACTTTAATGTTTTAGGCAGTTTCTTCATTGTATTTCTTGTGGTCTTGACGTGGCTATATATTGATTGCAATGACGAACTTATCTGAGTCAGCTCAGGATAAGTCTAATTGTTCCAGGGGATTAAATGCTGGTGTGGTTTCAAGTCAGAGTTCAAGGTTGCTAATTGGAAATAGGACTGTTTTCTCAGGAGACACATCGGATAATTTGAGGTGTTTATTTAGGACAAGTGAATCACAACAAGTTAGACCCAGTTGTGCAGATCTTAATGATAACCCTTTGGGTTTTTCTGGAGCCTGTGAGGATGAGATGGAAGAGGGCCACACAGTTCGTGGAGTTGAGCGAGGTGATGTTAGCTTAAGGCGGTGGTTGGACAAGCCAAACCGGTCAGTGGACCTATTGGAGTGCCTACACATTTTCAGGCAGATTGTGGAGATTGTAAACTTAGCACATTCCCAGGGAGTAGTTGTTCATAATGTACGGCCTTCGTGTTTTGTCATGTCTTCTTCCAATCGTGTCTCCTTTATCGAGTCTGCATCATGTTCAAGTTCGGGGTCTGATTCATATGAGAATGATTTCAATCAGCACTCCTTACCATCTCCACAGAACTTGCAAAAGCTGCAAAGTAGGTTGGTAACTGAAGATTACCCAACAGAGATATCTGCATCAGGTACTTCTCGAGTGGCATCAGGTACTTCTCAGGTGGCATCAGATACCAGTAGCTTGCAGTTGAGTGCAGCCTTCGCATTGCAGCAATTAATAGtggaagaaatggaagaaaacaaattaactAACAGCAGGAAGATTGAAgctgaagaaaggaaaaagactTTCCCATTGGAGCAGATATTGCTCATGGAGAACAGTTGGTACTGTAGTCcagaagaagatgaaggtgCCCCAAGTTCCTTTTGTTCAGATGTATATAGATTGGGGGTTCTTCTTTTTGAGGTTTGTAGTTATAATGTACCTTTCTTTCAGAAATAGGGTGGATTATAATTTCTtaagagtttatttatttatttatttatttctgtttttaaatttacttttccttttgtgtgtgtgtttctAAATTAATGCAGCTTTCTTTTACTTGTGAGCAGTTGTTTTGTACATTCAGCTTAACAGAAGAAAAATTCAGCACTATGTCGAATCTGAAACACCGAGTTTTGCCCCCTCACTTATTGTTGAAGTGGCCAAAGGAAGCTTCATTTTGTCTATGGTTGTTACATCCTCAGCCAAGCACTCGACCAAAATTGAGGTAACTTGAAATTTATTCAATGGTCATCCATTCTGGCTTCCATACGAGTTTGGCTAATCTGTTCCTTACACACAATGTTGGACATTTTTGTGTTTTCACAACTGCACTGCAGTTTCAACTGTATGATGAAACAGATTTGAGTGGTGAAACTTTATGTTACAGCATTATCATATGTAGATCTTTTAGTGACTTCTAAGTTAGGAGTTGGTAATTTTGTTGACTTTctgttaattatttttgaaatatggtGCTGTTAAAGATATCTTAGATCTGATTTTACTTTCAACTCAGTTGAAGTAGGCAGGTACCCTATGATTTGAGTTGTGCCCAGTTTGGCactaaaacaattttcattcagAAAATTCGAGGAAGTTCTGTTCTGGTAGATTTTATGTTAATAATGTATGTCTacttatcaagaaaaaaataaaaatgttaataatataTGTCAACACGTGACCCAAAATTACTGGCTTTGTTGGAATTATGTATTGTCACAAGTAAATGTGAACCTTTTAGCTGCTGCTAAAAGTGCACTACAATTTCTGATGtagaatatttcaattttcattttcttttgctgcCACTACAAAGTACACTCGAATCCCTACCTAGAACACTGGTATCTAGTATAAGCAGGGATGGAAATGCTTGTGGTGGAGTTGATCTGCAAACATGTCTAATGGGGGCATAGTAAAGATACAATTGAACTACAATACCATTGCTATTGTGCGTtataatgtttataatattGCTTGAAATTCttatagaaaagaaattttttggGAATATTGTGAGGATGCTAGTGTGGATCCTACAATCATGTACCTAAATGAAAGTTTTATCGAGTCTCCTCAGTCTAGGTGGTGTATCTGAGGGTAAAAGAGGAATATTGGAtaacaaagaaaaggaaagagtgaaaaaaatggaatagagctgtagattttcttttttaccttattatatttatattataggTTGAGATTAAGAAGATCACTAAATTttcttagtaaaaaaataaagtatgcGATATCCAACACTCCCCTCAGGCTGATGTTAGGATATTAAGTATGCTTGGGTTGCACTATATAGTATGAAGTTGTTATTTGTTGCTCATTTTCTTGAAATATCTATAGATCAAATATAACTAGTAATTAACTTTTCTTTAACAACATAACTACCATgttcaaaataattcatattcTCTTGTTATATTGGATGCTTTGCCATGCTTGTGGCTATCTTATTTTGTGTTGATGTCTTATTATGAAAAGTCCATGTGGAGCAATCATTGCAAGCAACATGTTTAGCATCTAACATGTGAACTTCATCATGACATGACCAATTAAAGAGCATCATGTGTCTTGGAACTTAGTGTGACATGTTGAAGATGGTTTTGCACTTAACATAAAATGTGATGCGCCTTACCTTGGGGCTTTAATGCATGGATATGTTTGCACACTCTCCTATACTCATTCTCTTTTATATCTCTTCCTATACCATAATGCTATAACCTTTGGATATGGATGTCTATTTCCAAATATATTTCTGGGTCACCCAAATGCTTGTGTGATATGGTTATTTGCCCATGGTGGATGACAATGAACTCTCTCATACTCTACCTTTTGATGAAGGTGACAATACGTATCTGAGAGGGATGATTGTTTCTTTCAAAATGGTTGTTATGGAATGATTTCCTAGACATTTTTCATAAGACCCCCCTAATGCTAATACTTTTGCCTAATGCTAATACTTTTGCCGAAGTCATAGCAATGTTGGAAGGTTCAAAATGGACTTAGCATAGCTTGGTGGTGGAGTTCTTCTTCCCACCACCCAGCactttgaaattgatttgaaggTTTTGATTTGCTGGTTAGACCTAAAGGTTCACAAACGTAGGTTTGACTTGTGTAGACCTTGTTTTATTAGGAATTGGAGGGGGTTAATgtggaatttattattttagggTATTATAAAAAGACTTCATTTctcattaaataaaaagaaaaaaattcttgctCCTCTAAAATTCTCTCCTTAATTCTATTGAGGgcaaattaaactttttatggAATTTGACATCACTTCTATTAGTCACACTTCACAAGTTTGTTCTAAGAACCATCATTTGGGTGACCCCATCCCCAGGATTAAGAGTGACGTTGTTGCACCTCCATAATCTGTCCCAATATGATGCTCCTGTGACTCGAATCCATAAACTTGGCTCTAATACAAATTATTTGTTTAGGCTTTGACCATCTCATCTGAAAACCGGTTGATGTTGAGTGAGGGTAAGTCAAACTTTATATAGCATTTGAAATTACACCCACGAATCTATTCAAAGAGCTATCATTTGAGTGACCCATCATCGAGCTTAAGAGCGGTGTTGTTACACCCCAATACCATTCTTCCCTCGTTCTCTTGACACCTTACTATCCCATGTGGCTGACCTCCCACAGTTCAGAATCATGCATAAACATTATGATAATATGGCCTTGAATGGTTTGTTTGGATAAAGTTGCTATCCTTTATCATGATTTTTAACTAAAGTAGTTCACATCTCACAAATgcctttattttgaatttagcCTTTTGTACTGGCTTGACCACATTTGACTATTTATCACTTCTGCGTGTTACTGGATTACAATCTTTGAAGGTATGGTAGGCGTATTTTTGGTATTCTATCCACATATCAAGCCATCAACATTAGTGAACAGCTCTATTCTGAGGTGCCCATTCTTAGTAAATACAGGGTTCACTTAATAGTTTTCAAGTTTTGTAGAATCCTGAATGCTGCTGCAATGTGAGATGTTCAAGGGGTGTGTAATAGCTAACTATAGGTTTCAAGTAAGTTGAGTACAACACTGATCAAATTCCTCAAACCAAAATCTTAGGAGATTGTTTTTAGACTTAATAAAGCCTGCTTCAACATTCTTGTTTTGCCCTTCATATAGGGAGGCATGAGGCAAGGGGGAATATCCATGTAAACTTTTCATCCAAGTTCTCATGATGGAAGGCATTCTTATATTAGATTACCGACATGGCCATCCCAAATATGCTGGCAAGGGCAAAGGGTTCTTTTGGTAAATAATAACATAAGTTCACATGAAGCCTCTAAATGAGCTTCCTACTACACTAATATGGTTTTAGGGTGCAGGCACAAATGGAATTGGGCTGATGTTGTTGGCCTGAACATCTGTGACTAAATGTAAGGGgtttttgataatttggagGATTAGAAACTTCTTTCCAACTTTTGGAGCATAAATTGTCATTATGATCAAAGTGAGCATCATCGGTTTGTGGAAATGAAATTGTAATCAGGATCAAAGTGTCAGTTGTATTGAAGTATAAGGGTAGAAACCATTGATTGAGTTACtagttttaataaaaagaaaaaattatttaagtctCTTGGATATGGATACAACACTAGTGAggtatgatatattttttttccaaattagaTTCTCTATAAGATATGAGGAATTGTTGCATGTAAGCATGTGAATTGGAAGGGGAATGGAAACAAGAAATTGTGGACAATTATTCCATGAAACAAACTTCTTATATCAGAGAGAACTATCTTTTATGTTTCAAAGATGCAATAATTGCCCATTAGGTGGGTAGGGAGGGGAAAGGGAGGGAATGGATATACATAGGGGGATATTCCAGAAATACAACTTTTTAAATACAGGAATATTGGATGAAAATGTTCTGAGTTATGCTTAATTTAAATCAGATTTGGTGACCAGTGACAGTATAAAAGCATCTTCTATGCCCCATTATTTAATTCCTGTCCTTCACaggttttaaatttcatgatcTTTCACTTTATTTATTGATATGGTAATCATACCTACTAAAGTTTATCAATAGAATGCTAAACAGATGAATTTTTATGGAGCaccttttttatcatttaaactTTGGCTTCCATAACAAGTAATGTGTAACTTTTATGATTTTGTGATTTAATAGTGAGGTGCTACATAGTGAGTTCCTTAATGAACCGAGGGATCATTTGGAAGAACACGAAGCACTAATAAAGCTTACAAAGGATATAGAAGAGCAGGAAGTGCTGTTGGAATTCCTTTTGCAGGTGCAACAAAGAAAACTGGTAGCTGCTGATAAGTTGCATGGAGCCCTAAGCTGCCTCTCTTCTGATATTGGAGAAGTAATGGAACAACAAATGATACTCAACAAAAAGGGTGGCTCATTCCTGAAACTGAAGAGGGATGAACTTTCTGTTTTTGATAAAGTTGATTATCCTTCCCAATGTCTTGCTGGAAAGGGCTCTGCTAGCTTGGGACTCAGAAAGCGGATTAGACAGGGACATGACCCTCATTGTGTGGAGGATTGGAGTGAGCATCTAGATGAGGTTCAAAAGTCAGAAACACAAAGCGGGAATCAGGAAGCCATACTCTCTAAAGGTTCTCGATTGATGAAGAACTTTAAGAAATTGGAGTCAGCTTACTTTTCAACAAGATGCAAACCCAGCAAGCCAACTGAGAAAATGTTGACTAGGAGTTCTCCCATTAGTAGTACTGGTTGGGGTTCCCTTGTCATAACTGAAGGGAGTTCAGTTGATAACCTGGTATCTAAAGCTGGGTATAATGAAGGTAAAGGAAGTAGATGGATAAATCCCTTCCTTGAGGGTTTGTGCAAGTATTTATCTTTCAGCAACTTAAAGGTTAGGGCGGACCTGAAGCAAGGTGACCTATTAAATTCTCCAAACTTAGTGTGTTCCCTGAGTTTTGATCGCGACAGAGAATTCTTTGCTACAGCTGGAGTGAACAAGAAGATTAAAGTTTTTGAATGTGACATGATCCTAAATGAAAATCGTGATATTCACTATCCTGTAACTGAGATGGCAAGTCAGTCAAAACTAAGCTGTATATGTTGGAATGGTTATATTAAAAACCAGATTGTGTCAAGTGACTTTGAAGGAGTTGTACAGGTAGGAtaattctttttgtttgttttcaacTTGAATGTCCCAAACTTCATGGTAACCCCATGGCTGGTTTAAAAATTTTCAGGTATGGGATGTTTCAAGAAGTCAAAGATTTATGGAAATGAAGGAGCATGAAAAGCGTGTATGGTCTGTTGACTTTTCATTAGCTGATCCAACAAAACTGGCAAGCGGGGGTGATGATGGTGCAGTTAAATTGTGGAATATCAATCAGGCAATTCTATTTTTGCACTTGGTGGATGTCAGCTTTGAAACTAAACGTACTGCTGTCATCTAGTTACAGTTACTATGTTGATTCCCATTATGTTTGCATTGTAACGTGCTTCTCTTACATGGGTTACT
The window above is part of the Vitis riparia cultivar Riparia Gloire de Montpellier isolate 1030 chromosome 12, EGFV_Vit.rip_1.0, whole genome shotgun sequence genome. Proteins encoded here:
- the LOC117926580 gene encoding protein SPA1-RELATED 4-like isoform X2 codes for the protein MEEGHTVRGVERGDVSLRRWLDKPNRSVDLLECLHIFRQIVEIVNLAHSQGVVVHNVRPSCFVMSSSNRVSFIESASCSSSGSDSYENDFNQHSLPSPQNLQKLQSRLVTEDYPTEISASGTSRVASGTSQVASDTSSLQLSAAFALQQLIVEEMEENKLTNSRKIEAEERKKTFPLEQILLMENSWYCSPEEDEGAPSSFCSDVYRLGVLLFELFCTFSLTEEKFSTMSNLKHRVLPPHLLLKWPKEASFCLWLLHPQPSTRPKLSEVLHSEFLNEPRDHLEEHEALIKLTKDIEEQEVLLEFLLQVQQRKLVAADKLHGALSCLSSDIGEVMEQQMILNKKGGSFLKLKRDELSVFDKVDYPSQCLAGKGSASLGLRKRIRQGHDPHCVEDWSEHLDEVQKSETQSGNQEAILSKGSRLMKNFKKLESAYFSTRCKPSKPTEKMLTRSSPISSTGWGSLVITEGSSVDNLVSKAGYNEGKGSRWINPFLEGLCKYLSFSNLKVRADLKQGDLLNSPNLVCSLSFDRDREFFATAGVNKKIKVFECDMILNENRDIHYPVTEMASQSKLSCICWNGYIKNQIVSSDFEGVVQVWDVSRSQRFMEMKEHEKRVWSVDFSLADPTKLASGGDDGAVKLWNINQGGSIGTIKTKANVCCVQFPPDSARSLAIGSADHKVYCYDLRNTRIPLATLNGHSKTVSYVKFINSTTLVSASTDSSLKLWDLSTCTSRVLDSPLQTFTGHMNVKNFVGLSISDGYIATGSETNEVFIYHKAFPMPVLSFKFSTMDPLSGQNVDDGQQFVSTVCWRGQSTTLLAANSAGHIKLLEMV
- the LOC117926580 gene encoding protein SPA1-RELATED 3-like isoform X4, with protein sequence MTNLSESAQDKSNCSRGLNAGVVSSQSSRLLIGNRTVFSGDTSDNLRCLFRTSESQQVRPSCADLNDNPLGFSGACEDEMEEGHTVRGVERGDVSLRRWLDKPNRSVDLLECLHIFRQIVEIVNLAHSQGVVVHNVRPSCFVMSSSNRVSFIESASCSSSGSDSYENDFNQHSLPSPQNLQKLQSRLVTEDYPTEISASGTSRVASGTSQVASDTSSLQLSAAFALQQLIVEEMEENKLTNSRKIEAEERKKTFPLEQILLMENSWYCSPEEDEGAPSSFCSDVYRLGVLLFELFCTFSLTEEKFSTMSNLKHRVLPPHLLLKWPKEASFCLWLLHPQPSTRPKLSEVLHSEFLNEPRDHLEEHEALIKLTKDIEEQEVLLEFLLQVQQRKLVAADKLHGALSCLSSDIGEVMEQQMILNKKGGSFLKLKRDELSVFDKVDYPSQCLAGKGSASLGLRKRIRQGHDPHCVEDWSEHLDEVQKSETQSGNQEAILSKGSRLMKNFKKLESAYFSTRCKPSKPTEKMLTRSSPISSTGWGSLVITEGSSVDNLVSKAGYNEGKGSRWINPFLEGLCKYLSFSNLKVRADLKQGDLLNSPNLVCSLSFDRDREFFATAGVNKKIKVFECDMILNENRDIHYPVTEMASQSKLSCICWNGYIKNQIVSSDFEGVVQVWDVSRSQRFMEMKEHEKRVWSVDFSLADPTKLASGGDDGAVKLWNINQAILFLHLVDVSFETKRWKHWYH
- the LOC117926580 gene encoding protein SPA1-RELATED 3-like isoform X3; translated protein: MTNLSESAQDKSNCSRGLNAGVVSSQSSRLLIGNRTVFSGDTSDNLRCLFRTSESQQVRPSCADLNDNPLGFSGACEDEMEEGHTVRGVERGDVSLRRWLDKPNRSVDLLECLHIFRQIVEIVNLAHSQGVVVHNVRPSCFVMSSSNRVSFIESASCSSSGSDSYENDFNQHSLPSPQNLQKLQSRLVTEDYPTEISASGTSRVASGTSQVASDTSSLQLSAAFALQQLIVEEMEENKLTNSRKIEAEERKKTFPLEQILLMENSWYCSPEEDEGAPSSFCSDVYRLGVLLFELFCTFSLTEEKFSTMSNLKHRVLPPHLLLKWPKEASFCLWLLHPQPSTRPKLSEVLHSEFLNEPRDHLEEHEALIKLTKDIEEQEVLLEFLLQVQQRKLVAADKLHGALSCLSSDIGEVMEQQMILNKKGGSFLKLKRDELSVFDKVDYPSQCLAGKGSASLGLRKRIRQGHDPHCVEDWSEHLDEVQKSETQSGNQEAILSKGSRLMKNFKKLESAYFSTRCKPSKPTEKMLTRSSPISSTGWGSLVITEGSSVDNLVSKAGYNEGKGSRWINPFLEGLCKYLSFSNLKVRADLKQGDLLNSPNLVCSLSFDRDREFFATAGVNKKIKVFECDMILNENRDIHYPVTEMASQSKLSCICWNGYIKNQIVSSDFEGVVQVWDVSRSQRFMEMKEHEKRVWSVDFSLADPTKLASGGDDGAVKLWNINQGGSIGTIKTKANVCCVQFPPDSARSLAIGSADHKIVL
- the LOC117926580 gene encoding protein SPA1-RELATED 4-like isoform X1, with amino-acid sequence MTNLSESAQDKSNCSRGLNAGVVSSQSSRLLIGNRTVFSGDTSDNLRCLFRTSESQQVRPSCADLNDNPLGFSGACEDEMEEGHTVRGVERGDVSLRRWLDKPNRSVDLLECLHIFRQIVEIVNLAHSQGVVVHNVRPSCFVMSSSNRVSFIESASCSSSGSDSYENDFNQHSLPSPQNLQKLQSRLVTEDYPTEISASGTSRVASGTSQVASDTSSLQLSAAFALQQLIVEEMEENKLTNSRKIEAEERKKTFPLEQILLMENSWYCSPEEDEGAPSSFCSDVYRLGVLLFELFCTFSLTEEKFSTMSNLKHRVLPPHLLLKWPKEASFCLWLLHPQPSTRPKLSEVLHSEFLNEPRDHLEEHEALIKLTKDIEEQEVLLEFLLQVQQRKLVAADKLHGALSCLSSDIGEVMEQQMILNKKGGSFLKLKRDELSVFDKVDYPSQCLAGKGSASLGLRKRIRQGHDPHCVEDWSEHLDEVQKSETQSGNQEAILSKGSRLMKNFKKLESAYFSTRCKPSKPTEKMLTRSSPISSTGWGSLVITEGSSVDNLVSKAGYNEGKGSRWINPFLEGLCKYLSFSNLKVRADLKQGDLLNSPNLVCSLSFDRDREFFATAGVNKKIKVFECDMILNENRDIHYPVTEMASQSKLSCICWNGYIKNQIVSSDFEGVVQVWDVSRSQRFMEMKEHEKRVWSVDFSLADPTKLASGGDDGAVKLWNINQGGSIGTIKTKANVCCVQFPPDSARSLAIGSADHKVYCYDLRNTRIPLATLNGHSKTVSYVKFINSTTLVSASTDSSLKLWDLSTCTSRVLDSPLQTFTGHMNVKNFVGLSISDGYIATGSETNEVFIYHKAFPMPVLSFKFSTMDPLSGQNVDDGQQFVSTVCWRGQSTTLLAANSAGHIKLLEMV